The Carnobacterium divergens genome includes a window with the following:
- a CDS encoding pectate lyase-like adhesive domain-containing protein, which produces MKTKHWLGIMTIIGLFVAMSLMIVKGLNSDPTIKATQEDQATSTVLKLQANPIQDLNTSFDVQLELPAELTTKVELEVPPFISFDEAKAIKQNEHVKVTITYQQATSTLIIQPNQSETAVESVNDDASEISNPVLKLPFIAKELGEGTFYAKAESQEIVTQDVFVVDPEEKDDALIDSTPMTDSIAPTASETAIEDSTLESMQIKALALEPRAGTNVSTWAEFISALGNAAVSSINVTADLTRGTGTAAGTYTRSITINGNGHTIDFGANNGSITLGAGPVGSVLELNDLTVKKAGAAAIVTATAANSSRWEVVVRNVNGAETGNVSSFINVPNGTITVDGGNSTYNLSNGNTVFTAMNFNVINGAKLNSSVDGNNYYSSVAGSKVTINGGSVIHFYSEADVAMQMTARTDFEVSDPGTLLNIEGNSNATGDGGALISIVGAGTEINLRNQAEIKVHSKRTVAMLMNSSGGVFNVSGGSKLNLQSDNNANNLGATLRFRISGNMTFNVSENSEINITKTGGAAPAVRMYGTDNKFIVNSGGKVSIRNYGNGTPNNGGVDAGNQGIYYTDNRGDFNLTGKGSEVKVVADNGPAIDMGTRTGSITAGEGTVFVAQGNTRAATSGIFNTGVSTISVDKPLFYDFRNDRTGGGYVFDVRANSTFTSTQSDLSVWNIGDNLDGDPAKNWSLFDYVLSGANFVTINSTNVPTEFNTSVNSYGSKGASSYSRMSGNNAAPIVDELRMPTNADKSIFGHVKVPIGTTDGRDSWTDESYVVVQVTKPNGTVSEFTAPTIGMNNNSPGLSIYGEKPRAGMFKITLPNNQFVETGDQVKVIKAWRGVSDPSSNRNHSSLPEDLIAPDRISKDVTPPTPTKIKDEDTINNATKQISGHSAEPNSLVSITVNETEITGSVVVESNGSWTFDLPRYLEKNDIVQIFLQDQVGSAIGVDNPPVTNNTVGNKNPKTTLAYHDAIFEAAPKVTIQDVLPDTNKVVKSVSVNNSTNTTQVGSILTYTLDISNNKAAAIDTKWRDIYAVDTLDVGLDVDLSSVKVNGSNLPADNVQFNETTRELKINVNDLTTQESVRVTFDTKVNAKGINKTILNTATAIGKSPREVEPFKPGANDPTATMQTYQAVSNTIPNPGGSVFGVLEFVSAPSSISFGEDLKVSAKNQIYGIETMKDNLTVQDSRAIKSSWTMTAKMVSILTSTSGHELPNAVRYSSNGDSTIINQTATTIMEHTNKNDDPLILNDTWNKESEGLILKIDGGKAKAESYSGTIQWTLQDTPPNK; this is translated from the coding sequence TTGAAAACAAAACATTGGCTAGGAATAATGACAATAATTGGATTATTTGTTGCTATGAGTTTAATGATTGTAAAAGGATTAAATTCAGATCCGACAATTAAAGCAACTCAAGAAGATCAAGCAACATCAACTGTCTTAAAGTTACAAGCAAATCCAATTCAAGATTTGAATACGTCCTTTGACGTTCAATTAGAATTACCAGCAGAATTAACAACGAAAGTTGAATTAGAAGTACCACCCTTTATTTCCTTTGATGAAGCTAAAGCAATCAAACAAAATGAACATGTAAAAGTCACTATTACTTATCAACAAGCAACGTCTACCTTGATCATTCAACCTAATCAGAGTGAAACAGCAGTGGAATCTGTTAATGACGATGCAAGCGAGATAAGCAATCCAGTTTTAAAATTGCCATTTATTGCCAAAGAACTTGGCGAAGGTACGTTTTATGCAAAAGCAGAATCGCAAGAAATCGTTACTCAAGACGTTTTTGTTGTAGACCCAGAAGAAAAAGATGATGCACTAATTGATTCCACGCCAATGACAGATTCAATTGCACCTACAGCATCAGAAACAGCCATAGAAGATTCAACTCTTGAATCGATGCAAATCAAAGCTTTGGCATTGGAACCTCGTGCTGGAACGAATGTATCAACATGGGCTGAATTTATTAGCGCCTTAGGAAACGCGGCAGTATCAAGTATTAATGTAACCGCAGATTTAACTCGTGGAACAGGTACCGCAGCAGGTACGTACACGCGTTCCATCACTATTAACGGCAACGGTCATACAATTGATTTTGGAGCCAACAATGGCAGTATTACGTTAGGCGCTGGACCTGTTGGGAGTGTACTAGAACTAAATGACTTGACTGTAAAAAAAGCAGGAGCTGCAGCCATCGTTACAGCAACAGCTGCTAATAGTAGTAGATGGGAAGTTGTGGTTAGAAACGTAAATGGTGCTGAGACAGGGAATGTATCTAGTTTTATCAATGTACCCAATGGAACGATTACAGTTGATGGTGGAAATAGTACGTATAATTTAAGCAATGGGAATACAGTATTTACAGCGATGAACTTCAATGTAATTAATGGTGCTAAACTAAACTCTAGCGTCGATGGAAACAATTATTATTCAAGTGTTGCGGGTTCAAAAGTAACAATTAATGGCGGTTCAGTTATTCATTTCTATAGTGAAGCAGATGTTGCCATGCAAATGACAGCTAGAACCGATTTTGAAGTGAGTGATCCCGGGACTCTGTTAAATATTGAAGGAAATTCGAATGCAACAGGTGATGGTGGGGCGTTAATTTCCATCGTTGGAGCAGGGACAGAAATCAATCTTAGAAATCAAGCGGAAATAAAAGTCCACAGCAAACGAACGGTAGCCATGCTAATGAATAGTTCGGGTGGGGTGTTTAATGTTTCTGGGGGATCAAAATTAAATCTTCAATCTGACAATAATGCGAATAATTTAGGAGCGACATTACGTTTTAGAATTTCAGGAAATATGACGTTTAACGTTAGTGAAAATTCAGAGATTAATATTACTAAGACAGGTGGAGCTGCACCTGCAGTCCGAATGTATGGAACGGATAACAAGTTTATTGTTAATTCTGGTGGAAAAGTGTCTATTCGAAACTATGGAAATGGGACACCTAATAATGGTGGAGTAGATGCAGGAAATCAGGGAATCTACTATACAGATAACAGGGGAGACTTTAATTTAACAGGCAAAGGATCTGAAGTAAAAGTAGTTGCTGATAATGGACCCGCTATTGATATGGGAACTAGAACGGGAAGTATTACAGCTGGAGAGGGGACGGTTTTTGTTGCCCAAGGGAACACAAGAGCCGCAACTTCAGGAATCTTTAATACCGGAGTCAGCACCATCTCAGTAGATAAACCCCTTTTTTACGATTTTAGAAATGATCGTACAGGTGGTGGGTATGTTTTTGATGTACGAGCAAACTCAACGTTTACCTCTACTCAATCTGATTTAAGTGTTTGGAACATCGGAGACAACCTAGATGGAGATCCTGCTAAAAATTGGTCATTATTTGACTATGTTTTATCTGGAGCCAACTTTGTCACTATCAATTCTACAAATGTACCAACGGAATTTAATACAAGTGTTAATTCATATGGATCAAAAGGAGCTTCTTCTTACTCACGAATGAGTGGAAATAATGCTGCTCCAATTGTAGATGAATTAAGAATGCCCACCAATGCGGATAAATCGATTTTTGGTCACGTAAAAGTTCCAATTGGGACAACGGATGGCCGTGATTCATGGACAGATGAGAGTTATGTGGTTGTTCAAGTAACCAAGCCTAATGGCACAGTATCAGAGTTTACTGCGCCAACGATTGGAATGAATAATAATAGCCCAGGTTTGAGTATCTATGGAGAAAAACCACGTGCAGGGATGTTTAAGATCACGCTACCCAATAATCAGTTTGTTGAAACGGGCGATCAAGTAAAAGTAATCAAAGCGTGGCGGGGTGTTAGTGATCCAAGTTCAAATCGGAATCACAGTAGCTTACCAGAAGATTTGATTGCACCAGATCGAATTTCTAAAGATGTAACGCCACCAACACCAACAAAAATAAAGGATGAAGACACAATTAATAATGCAACTAAACAAATCTCAGGTCACTCAGCTGAACCGAATAGTTTAGTGAGTATCACAGTTAATGAGACCGAAATAACTGGATCCGTAGTCGTTGAAAGTAATGGAAGTTGGACCTTTGATTTACCGAGATATTTAGAAAAAAATGACATTGTGCAAATCTTCTTACAAGATCAAGTTGGAAGTGCGATAGGGGTCGACAACCCACCTGTGACAAATAATACAGTTGGAAATAAAAATCCAAAAACAACGTTAGCTTATCACGATGCAATCTTTGAAGCAGCACCAAAAGTAACCATCCAAGATGTATTACCTGATACCAACAAAGTGGTTAAATCAGTGTCGGTGAATAATTCTACCAATACAACACAAGTAGGATCAATCTTAACGTATACCTTAGATATTTCAAATAATAAAGCAGCAGCAATCGACACAAAATGGAGAGATATTTATGCGGTCGATACCTTAGATGTTGGATTAGATGTCGATTTATCAAGTGTTAAGGTAAATGGAAGCAACCTTCCAGCAGATAACGTGCAATTTAATGAAACCACTAGGGAGTTAAAAATAAACGTCAATGATTTAACTACACAAGAAAGTGTCAGAGTAACATTTGATACAAAAGTGAATGCGAAAGGCATTAACAAAACCATTTTGAATACAGCAACAGCTATTGGAAAGTCACCAAGAGAAGTCGAGCCCTTTAAACCAGGAGCAAACGATCCAACGGCTACTATGCAAACGTATCAAGCGGTATCCAATACGATTCCAAATCCAGGTGGTTCTGTTTTTGGAGTATTAGAATTCGTTTCTGCACCAAGTTCCATTTCATTTGGTGAGGATTTGAAAGTGTCAGCTAAAAATCAAATTTATGGTATTGAAACAATGAAAGACAACTTAACCGTACAAGACTCACGTGCCATTAAATCAAGCTGGACAATGACGGCTAAAATGGTTTCTATTTTAACAAGCACGTCAGGTCATGAGTTGCCAAATGCAGTTCGTTACTCATCAAATGGAGATTCAACCATTATCAATCAAACGGCAACCACGATTATGGAACACACCAATAAAAATGATGATCCACTAATCCTTAATGATACGTGGAACAAAGAGAGCGAAGGCTTGATTTTGAAAATTGACGGTGGGAAAGCAAAAGCAGAAAGTTATTCTGGTACGATTCAATGGACACTACAAGATACTCCACCTAATAAGTAA
- a CDS encoding immunoglobulin-like domain-containing protein: MMNVKKIVLFFLLAFSLFSLSIVFAVEEEPDLSNKTQVWELSPEIDSAKGIFKGSAIDVNAENSYDLSGTKSSNDLNSLTFSESIDYASNGDAIVIGTTSVDEIQGTPILDENNEPYPFAANKISTIGFVARINQETKKIVWIKSVKETGYVAAANRGTQYTYLAKADDGSFIVAGAQTGVAPTGGSYPIVKKIDENGKVQSNLKLSKILSYDMKYSKALAAKEVNRNGEMYMQVIVALRYEDKILSVFIDKHNQPTAVETIDAIGYKEDPNQAFRGSFVNEDNFFLMTVILNHQLYAVKIENGTGKSEFIQLSSETIFQKQDSISNYVVPSDQPGIHYFIAVQKTKMVLSKYDAIANQVRETKVFETGNSNLNTFKYLAGKGLVIGGDSTGNDEIVPTILSKKTSFYTLLDEQFKPKEHRFLETKQQSSLLTFVSLRTENGDEKIEAFIRYEGIQPDNYIRDIQYPEPTATTAVKDTATLLIQFGISDAPLLTTGLPLLAKLATEINPMENVSAKDSNDKELTNTIIHSDYSNALGVERVYYQSKLTNTLKTTGYREIQKINPYKEFTLPTDRTYQVGDQFEVPATESTAFKGIDEKNRLNYLITAVNEKEIGVQVTIYREDGMKKSATVQHDFVVQRNNPLAIYGEDIVVERGDYQDLADIIPLFNAEAKDQKTGKDRTKELSFSSSDLHLQKSGKYQVRVGIEGIIYTEFLVYVEDTKPPVLESLTEITYQKGTVIEEEQFFQDIQLKVNEEADTFSNFDTSMLASAGEYLIELVSIDESANFTFHYVTLKVKNAPEIYGDTQLIVEGTDYDPLLQEVTAKDDDNQELTGRLTVIENNVNPAKLGVYQVTYPVTDLNGFSTTKQIYVIVYNDDDYGNLQKGLPVINFTKGLESIKVEQFSGPLELASIFGIEGFDKIEGNLTKSVYITLNNQVVTTFTPNKLGEYQLHVNLKNAKGVAALEKIITLTVYKEDSPNTGVEGELVLQKLPGHFYFETTKIPSNTATIKLDKQAKNQQGEPLYSNAFTEGFKIRIKDQRSVSKEHSKGWQLSVSLDFMNTHHKSIRPKGAKLILQAREAEIFHINEENESLSEFSPYETVEVSNDLTETLVSTSKEGNLSKQVAIPFDSIKIATPSNQVYQGIYTGEVKWRLIAGP, from the coding sequence ATGATGAACGTAAAAAAAATAGTGCTCTTTTTTCTGTTAGCTTTCAGTCTTTTTTCGTTAAGCATTGTTTTTGCAGTGGAAGAAGAGCCTGATTTAAGCAATAAAACACAAGTGTGGGAGCTATCACCAGAAATTGATTCAGCAAAAGGTATATTTAAAGGGAGCGCCATTGACGTGAATGCTGAAAATAGTTATGACCTTTCAGGAACTAAAAGTTCAAATGATTTAAATTCCCTTACCTTTTCAGAGAGTATAGATTATGCCAGTAATGGAGATGCTATTGTGATTGGAACAACTTCGGTAGATGAGATTCAAGGAACACCGATTCTTGATGAAAATAACGAACCTTATCCATTTGCCGCCAATAAAATTTCCACTATTGGTTTTGTTGCTCGAATCAATCAGGAGACTAAAAAAATTGTTTGGATTAAATCAGTTAAAGAGACAGGCTATGTCGCAGCAGCTAATCGTGGCACCCAATACACCTACTTAGCAAAAGCTGATGATGGAAGTTTTATTGTAGCAGGAGCCCAAACAGGCGTTGCTCCCACAGGCGGATCGTATCCCATCGTAAAAAAAATAGATGAAAACGGCAAGGTGCAGTCTAATTTAAAATTATCAAAAATTTTGAGCTATGACATGAAGTACTCTAAAGCTTTAGCAGCAAAAGAGGTTAATCGCAATGGTGAAATGTACATGCAAGTGATTGTAGCCTTACGTTATGAAGATAAAATTCTATCGGTCTTTATTGATAAACACAATCAGCCAACTGCTGTTGAGACAATCGATGCAATTGGTTACAAGGAAGATCCAAATCAAGCCTTTCGTGGCAGTTTTGTAAATGAAGACAACTTTTTTTTAATGACAGTGATTTTAAATCATCAATTATATGCTGTTAAAATAGAAAATGGAACCGGAAAATCAGAATTTATTCAACTTTCATCAGAAACTATTTTTCAAAAGCAAGATTCTATTTCTAATTATGTCGTCCCATCGGATCAACCAGGAATTCACTATTTTATTGCAGTGCAAAAAACGAAGATGGTTCTCTCTAAATATGATGCCATTGCGAATCAAGTGAGAGAAACTAAAGTATTTGAAACGGGCAATTCCAATCTAAACACCTTTAAATATTTGGCAGGTAAGGGATTGGTCATAGGCGGAGATAGTACCGGAAATGATGAAATTGTTCCAACGATACTGTCTAAAAAAACAAGCTTTTATACCCTTTTAGACGAACAATTTAAACCAAAAGAGCATCGCTTTCTTGAAACGAAGCAACAGTCTAGCTTATTAACCTTTGTATCCTTACGAACGGAAAATGGCGATGAAAAAATTGAAGCCTTTATTCGTTATGAAGGGATTCAACCAGATAATTATATTCGTGATATTCAATATCCAGAACCAACAGCTACAACAGCCGTTAAAGATACAGCAACATTATTGATACAATTTGGCATCAGTGATGCGCCGCTACTTACAACAGGATTGCCGCTACTGGCTAAGCTAGCTACAGAAATCAATCCAATGGAAAACGTTTCAGCAAAAGATAGCAATGACAAAGAGTTGACGAATACAATCATTCATTCTGATTACAGTAATGCATTAGGAGTAGAGAGAGTGTATTATCAATCTAAGTTGACGAATACGTTGAAAACAACAGGCTATCGTGAGATTCAAAAAATTAATCCCTATAAAGAATTTACCTTGCCAACGGACCGAACGTATCAAGTGGGGGATCAATTTGAGGTTCCAGCAACGGAATCCACTGCATTTAAAGGAATCGATGAAAAAAATCGACTAAACTACTTGATTACTGCGGTGAATGAAAAAGAAATTGGCGTCCAAGTAACAATTTACCGCGAAGATGGAATGAAAAAATCAGCCACGGTTCAACATGATTTTGTTGTACAACGGAATAATCCACTGGCGATTTATGGTGAAGATATCGTGGTAGAACGAGGCGATTATCAAGACTTAGCCGATATTATTCCCTTATTTAATGCAGAAGCAAAAGATCAAAAAACAGGTAAAGATCGGACAAAGGAATTAAGCTTCTCATCTTCTGATTTACATTTACAAAAAAGTGGCAAGTATCAAGTGAGAGTCGGCATCGAAGGGATTATTTACACGGAATTTCTGGTTTATGTAGAAGATACAAAGCCACCTGTTTTAGAAAGTTTAACTGAAATTACCTATCAAAAAGGCACCGTTATTGAAGAAGAGCAATTTTTTCAAGACATTCAATTGAAAGTAAACGAAGAGGCGGATACTTTTTCTAATTTTGATACAAGCATGCTAGCGTCCGCTGGGGAATATTTGATTGAACTAGTGTCTATTGATGAATCGGCAAATTTCACCTTTCATTATGTAACCCTTAAAGTTAAAAATGCACCCGAAATCTATGGGGATACGCAACTGATTGTTGAAGGAACAGACTATGACCCTCTGTTACAGGAGGTAACAGCAAAAGATGACGACAATCAAGAGTTAACGGGTCGCCTAACAGTTATAGAAAACAATGTTAATCCCGCTAAATTGGGTGTTTACCAAGTAACCTATCCAGTAACAGATCTAAATGGCTTTTCAACTACAAAACAAATTTATGTGATTGTATACAATGACGATGATTATGGAAATCTTCAAAAGGGCCTGCCTGTTATCAACTTTACAAAAGGTCTTGAATCCATCAAAGTAGAACAATTTAGTGGGCCTTTAGAGTTGGCTTCAATTTTTGGGATTGAAGGTTTTGATAAAATAGAAGGAAACCTGACAAAGTCAGTTTATATCACGCTCAACAATCAAGTTGTGACGACATTTACACCGAATAAGCTAGGAGAGTATCAGCTTCATGTAAATCTAAAAAATGCTAAGGGCGTTGCTGCGTTAGAAAAAATCATTACGTTGACGGTATACAAAGAAGACAGTCCCAATACAGGTGTAGAAGGGGAACTTGTGTTACAAAAACTGCCAGGACATTTTTACTTTGAAACGACAAAAATCCCTTCAAATACAGCAACTATTAAACTAGATAAGCAGGCTAAAAATCAGCAAGGAGAACCTCTTTATTCTAATGCGTTCACAGAAGGCTTCAAAATCAGAATAAAAGACCAACGAAGTGTATCAAAAGAGCATTCAAAAGGCTGGCAATTGTCGGTAAGTTTAGATTTTATGAATACTCACCATAAAAGCATACGCCCAAAAGGGGCAAAATTAATTTTACAAGCAAGGGAAGCTGAGATTTTCCATATCAATGAAGAAAACGAATCTCTGTCGGAATTTAGTCCATATGAAACAGTGGAAGTTAGCAATGACTTGACTGAAACGTTGGTTTCAACTTCTAAAGAAGGAAACTTGTCAAAACAAGTAGCAATTCCATTTGACTCGATTAAGATAGCAACGCCTTCTAATCAAGTGTACCAAGGAATTTATACAGGTGAAGTGAAATGGCGCTTGATTGCAGGTCCCTAA